One genomic window of Azospirillum sp. TSH58 includes the following:
- the elbB gene encoding isoprenoid biosynthesis glyoxalase ElbB, with translation MTDRPLRIAVVLSGCGVYDGAEIHEAVCTLLAISRAGAEAVCFAPDVPQAHVVNHLTGEEAAETRNVLAESARIARGKVADLATFDAAAVDALIFPGGFGAAKNLCDFAFKGADCTVNPDVETAVRAMRDAGKPIGALCIAPAILARLFGAEGVELTIGSDAGTAAALESLGAKHSVTGHGGIVTDRRLKVVTSPCYMLDASLAQIAEGAEKTVRALIGLAR, from the coding sequence GTGACGGACAGGCCGTTGCGGATCGCGGTCGTGCTCTCGGGCTGCGGCGTCTATGACGGGGCGGAGATTCACGAGGCGGTGTGCACCCTGCTGGCGATCAGCCGCGCCGGGGCGGAGGCCGTGTGCTTCGCCCCCGACGTCCCGCAGGCCCATGTCGTCAACCACCTGACCGGCGAGGAGGCGGCGGAGACCCGCAACGTGCTGGCCGAGTCCGCCCGCATCGCCCGCGGCAAGGTCGCCGACCTCGCGACCTTCGACGCCGCCGCGGTGGACGCGCTGATCTTCCCCGGCGGCTTCGGCGCGGCCAAGAACCTGTGCGACTTCGCCTTCAAGGGCGCGGACTGCACGGTCAACCCGGACGTCGAGACGGCCGTGCGCGCGATGCGCGACGCCGGCAAGCCCATCGGCGCCCTGTGCATCGCCCCGGCCATCCTGGCCAGGCTGTTCGGCGCGGAGGGGGTCGAACTCACCATCGGCTCCGACGCCGGGACCGCCGCCGCGCTGGAGAGCCTGGGGGCGAAGCACAGCGTCACCGGCCATGGCGGGATCGTGACCGACCGGCGGCTGAAGGTCGTGACCTCCCCCTGCTACATGCTGGACGCCAGCCTCGCGCAGATCGCCGAGGGTGCCGAGAAAACCGTCCGCGCGCTGATCGGGCTGGCCCGCTAA